A region of the Hydra vulgaris chromosome 12, alternate assembly HydraT2T_AEP genome:
AAATCAACTGGGaaccaataattaaaaaaaatattttaaaaatggatacGTTTAGAGCACCCTCTTGTTTAAttatatagattttaataaaataaatcaatattgcgttattataaaaaagaactttttgcatttcattatttataaaaaattcaaaagcatTCTCGAAGTTGTATGCGCCATATCTTAAGAATAgagttaataaaacttattttaaccgATTTAGTCTTGAACGATTtcatttgtgtttaaaattagattatattgttgttatttttctaTTGCATTCCAGATGTTGTACATTCTTTGGGGACATAATCCtctttgacaaaaaaatgttgtctTAGAAAACAGcaataacaaagtaaaaaattttcttcaaaaaaaaaattccatagTGCGTATAATTATTTACAGGCATATATTGTGttctctttaaatatttttgaaagccGTCGTGACgggattaaaataataattgattacGTCTTTTAGCTATCATTCtcaatgttgttgttttttatctcgatattattatttttcaagttgATTCTTAAAACTTCTCCCTGCGTAAACTCATACTCTTCCAAAATTcgtgacattttttttgcaGCATCTAAAGGTGTTTCTAGCGTACCCTGGTCTATAGATTGTTGAATTGACTCACATAAATCTTTGTTTGGGCATTCCTCAACAATTTTTCTGCATCTTTTTGTATCAAGAAGATTTGGTGTGAAATAGAGAACGCGGATTGTTGGATTTTCTTTTGCAAAGGTCTGTCCAAACATATCGAACGCACTAGTAGCAATGTTTGACAATCCCATGTATTCGGATGCTGTTGTACTTTCCGTCCGAGCTGTATGAACAACGGTTTTCTTTGAAAAAGGAAACAGTTTGCAAATTTGAGTGGTAAGGTATATGCGTGAAGTAATGTTTAGGCGCCAATAATCTTCTAACTCTTCAAGGTTTTCATTTTCCATTAATGTTTGGGATATATTTCCTAGAGTCGAGgtattgtttacaaaaactatATGTTCATAGTCTTGATCGTTTTTGGCTACCAAATcgttcaaaaagttttttgtgtCCGTTAAGTTCATCAAATCAATACATTCTAACACGACATCTATTTTTCTGTGCTTTAAAAACTGCCTCATCTTTTTCCCTGAAGTTTCATTTAGTGCGTCCATATCTTTGTCAACCATAATAACTTTAGATCCTGAGAATGCTTGTGCAAATATTCCTTGGTCTTGAAATGCTAATCCAGCAATAGATCTTCCTAACCCGTGCCCAGCTCCCGTAactattactaaaaatttaCCTTTAATTAAACGAATTTtcgaaaaagatttttttcttaactgaCTCCAGTTGAATGATGGTTTTGATATACCGTCACCAATCGTATTTGATGAGTTTATTGAACCTCGTCGATCCATTATCTTCACGTCTGTAGGTTTTTTTTCATTCGGTTCGTTTCCAGAAACTTTACTTTCAGACATTCTTTCTTTAgttttctgatttaaaaaaccttcctgctttctctttttaattaacttaagttttcattaacttcttttttcttcttttttcatacgtaaaaaaaaaaataaactttataaacttcCTTCTTTTTTTGCGATCATACGTACAAAAAACAGACAGTTTTGTTTATGGAGACTTTTAACCGATCTTGTAGTTCCGCACTATTTCTTGCCTAATCTTTAATTAATAGACTTATTCAAGTAATGCTTCATAAACTACCAATATAATGTATAACCCCCTGTTTAGTTATTATGATTTGTATATCTTTAGCAATCTATtagcaaatataaaatattgtcaaacaTTTTTCTTATTGCGATAAaggaaaagatataaaatatgtatttatattccTTAACTCTCGGTTAAAGAGAAAACAAGGTAACGAAAATAAAACCgagttttaatttctttttatgttctttaatgttatactttttttagatCAGTTATATTTTCTCtaacttgaattatttttattagtaataaaatcTCATGCACTTGTGCCATCAATGTATGAGATAATATAACGGATAAAACCTTTCTGCTAATTGAATCGAACAGCCGCAGGCTCTATGAAATCacatattcaaaataaaattattttttattttcaattttcggaaaaagaataaaaatggtACCCTTCTATTTCTGATTTACAAGAAGCTAAAATGTAGACGAAATCGTGACTTAACGAGTTAAACGAGTTAAACCTCGCgagaatttttgtaaaacatgtgaataaaaaatatatatataaatatatttggtCACATTGTTGTCACAATGCTGAAGTAATGAGTTGCATATCGATGttgcatcattaaaaaatatttttaaacaaagaacttgTTGGTTGAAGGTCAAATTGGTTGGAAAACCCCTTTGATAACAATACAATCGTAAATTGGCAAAAGGaagtcataaaaaataataataaaacagctATATCCTTTCTCAAAGAACaagaatttgattttttaaatatttaaaagataattcttCAATAATAGTGTGAGCAAGGTTGGTAGCTTGTCAGTATCTTATTggtttctattattatttattgttatttattagaAACTTATAAGTATTTTAGTTGTGGATATTGATATCTATTTGTAATGAGTaactcaaatttatttaaatttaaaattaattaaaatacaaaaaaaccgAATTGAAAAAAAACGTATAGTatatagtaattattaaattacgTAGTTAAAGTATATATTACTTAACACAAAGGCACGTGATCTCTATCTACTATGGCCAAACTAGATGTAATGAACTTGAAAGTAAGAAACCTGGAAGTAAgaaatcttataattttctcaAAATGTGGTAATTTAACCAACTTTATTAATACttgtcttcaaatttttttttcatcacgGCTGTATCTGTGTCAAATGTTACTAAACTTGCTGTAATCTTAGATACGAATGTACTGACTTTCTATAAACTTAGATTCAAATGTACTACCATACTGCTTTAAATGTACTATACTTGCTGTAAACCTAGAtctcattaataacataaaaaaatatatcatgaataaaataattatctcatgaagttaataaaaaaaaaggttctcgatgacaagacttcaCACAGTTATCAGCGAGTTTCCCTTGACTAcattataaaaggttttttttttttactgttatctCGTTTTCTCAGAAAATAAATTGAAGTACTATTTTACTTAATCATATTACTTTGtacatcaaatatatcttaatgTTATCTTAATTACGTTAGAAGTATTTTTGAATGTATTTGTGATAAAAGcagtatatattgttaaaacttgcaaaaataatgttattgtaaaaatacccggtaaaaaaaaaaaaaaaagatttttcaaatgtAACTTGTTACGcaatatataatagaaaaaaacgaATTCGTCAACATTAATTTTGAGTACTGTGTGTACTGTGTGTGGAGTACTGAGACAGAATCGTAAGCAGTGCTTAACTTTTCTTACCAGAATCGGATTCAAAAATATACCATACttacagaaataaaaacaaatgattagaCTGTATTGACTAAGAAagaatctttattattattttttaaaagccgACAATAAAAATGGCTAGaaattaattgtatatataaagcCGTTAATCAGAAGGATTGGTTACTATGTTTGTGGTGTCTCTTTGttgtcatatttatttttttaacagaagaAAATAATTTCTACTAAACCATTTTCGAAaactcaaaatatttgaaactgAAAGTAAGAGTTTCACAGAGAGAATCTACTTAAGAATCTAAATAATATATGCAAATTGCGTAGTTTGTCAAATAGAGtgatttaaattgtataaaggTAAACAAGAATTTCTTTAAGGGCATTTTGCGACTATGGATTTACATTTGATCGGAGGCCTTCAAAATAGGGTTAAGTTCAAATTAAAGAGATTGTACTGTATAATTTAGTGAGCGTGAGTCAGTAActtcaaactttcaaaaaaagaagtttGCTTTTTAGTATTATGTCGCcagtgaaattttttattaaagcataCCCAACCTAATGTTCATATAATTTTTCATTcatgatatttatataatttattgatataatttttaccacaaaaatagaaaaatttattatattaataaatttttttatttttgtggtaATTAACgctttaactttaattttattaaattcaataattaGATTTAATCTGTTCGTTAATGTGTTTGTTATTGTATTTGCAATTGAAAGTATACCTTATCTTTATGGGAGTCGTGAAGTATGTATCATTTAcgtaaatattataatatgcaATAATTAAGTATTATAATATGTGCATCTATAAATATGCGCAGACTTTAAAGTATTAATTATTAAGATGATAATAATGGATTTACCTAGTAAATCATCCGAAGACGATGTTATTgtagtaaataaactttatttagtatatgacgcaaaaatttttaaaaaaaattttctttttgttaactaaaatgCTCtaagaataaagaaatttataaaaattcaattcttATTCATAAAATTACTTATATCAACTTGATTTCGGAAAAACTTAACTGTTTAAGTTAGTATATTGAtacttttagtaaacttttcaaattataactttttaactgGAGACCCATATTGAGTGGACCGCTGATCTCAGATATCTTAAGATCTATTTGCgcattttcaactttttgaaaatttaaaaaagaattattatcaaTAGAAGATATATAATATTCTGTACAgttaatcataaaattttacataaaaaactaaaattctaCGAAATCAGTGGTAAAGTGATAGAAtagtaggggagaccggggctagttggccgCAGGGGTAAGTTGACGAACTGCGTTTATCTTTAGAGCCTTTCATCAGAAAGTGACAAAAATTACTCAGAAACTTCCTTATTGACCATTTCATCATTCACTGTAGTATTGTCAGGATTTGCGCATGGGAGATATCGAGATTTATGCGTTTTTTGGACAAAAACGTAACTTTTAGAACATCGcttcctttttactttacaaagaaaatatttagtcgtatgaaaaaaatattattgtaaaagttcCAGTCACAATTGGTTTACTATATCCGGtcagacttttttttcagagcTGCCGTTTTTCAGCATCTAtagactatttattaaaaaaaaagctttcgGGGTAAGTTGACAAATTTTTCACGGGGTAAGTTGGCTCATAGCATTTactatggaaaaaaatatttatttttataaattttttttttttttttattaaatttttaacaatattgaaaatattttttcttacaaaaaaattaaaaaaaaattttttttagtttttttttccacagACAAAACGTGGGTTACTGTTTGGCTTTTATACGGACTAATATTTGGTACCAtctaaaagtaatattaaattttgggataaaattgttgaaaaagttaatttaaaatttttttttattaattttgcacttaatagtgcattaataatcatttttatagtttgcgccaacttaccccgtggtggggtaagttggcgcaaattttttttttttttgagggtcCGGAAAGgccccaaaaatttttttttgtaaatgaatgcaaattttataagatACCCTAATCCATACTCTTTAATACtacactttaatatttaaaaaaaatgtactgttAGAGCTACAGAGCTCATAGAGTAAAAACCgagccaactagccccggtctcccctataAATGTTTCACTAGGTAATAATGAAGCTTTTTAtcgaataatttttcaaaacttttcattgataaaataaagtaaaagtgtCTTGAATTATGTCTGCTAAAAAAATAGCCATGCGTTTACCTAACAAAGTGTTACATGAAAGCACCTATTGACTATTATTTGAGTAAACTAGCCAAAAGTATTTGAATTCTATATAAAATCAGATACtactctaataaaaaaaaaatcaatcccGCTACCCAGCAGGCACAGATGTCCGTGGGATGTGTATACCACGTCTTATGAACGTCACAAGTCCATAGGACGTCCTTACGACGTGCCCGCTGTATACTCATTTGTTCTGTGCCCGCTGGGGTACTTATTTACtcatagctatataaactatgcaaatattgtgtGGGGAACAGTAACAAATCCAGGAGGGTTGATGGGGTGGTtgtttccccccccccccccccaccagaacttataaaagtttttaatttagaggcccttttgtaaatataacgaccttttttttttttttttcaagttttgttaACTAAACATCCCAACACACACATCCTCCCCGACTACCAGAAAATTCTGGATCCGTCACTGGTGGAAGTACCACTAAAAGTAAGTTCCACATCTTTACCATTGTCAAAAACATGCAATACGTATTATACATTTTGAAAATCATCACcgcattcaaaaaatttatttaaactttaaaccgTAAACCTttagtacttttaaatttaagatataaaagtataaaagtaaataaagatataaaagtataaaaggtTTACGAACTCgatatctttaatatattatattttatgtttctcaAGCAAAGT
Encoded here:
- the LOC136087794 gene encoding sepiapterin reductase-like — translated: MSESKVSGNEPNEKKPTDVKIMDRRGSINSSNTIGDGISKPSFNWSQLRKKSFSKIRLIKGKFLVIVTGAGHGLGRSIAGLAFQDQGIFAQAFSGSKVIMVDKDMDALNETSGKKMRQFLKHRKIDVVLECIDLMNLTDTKNFLNDLVAKNDQDYEHIVFVNNTSTLGNISQTLMENENLEELEDYWRLNITSRIYLTTQICKLFPFSKKTVVHTARTESTTASEYMGLSNIATSAFDMFGQTFAKENPTIRVLYFTPNLLDTKRCRKIVEECPNKDLCESIQQSIDQGTLETPLDAAKKMSRILEEYEFTQGEVLRINLKNNNIEIKNNNIENDS